ACCCTCGCTTCGCTTGTCACGGTGGCAGTTGCCTACTTTATTGCGCGCTATAAACTTTACGTGGGCAGGCAGACCAACTCGCCAGCGCTGATCGCCGGAGGCTACCATTCTCAAATGGATATCTATGCCTCCATCGTGGTGGTGGCGGGACTCGGCGGCGCGGCTCTCGGGCTCCCCAATCTGGACCGGGCGGCTGCGGCAGTTGTTGTTGTCTTCATCCTTTTTTCCGGCTATGAAATCGCTTCTTCGGCGATCAGCGCTCTGCGTCACCGCCAGGCGCTGGATATCGAAGGCGAGAGCGGTCAACCGCATGTCCACGAGCCGGCCGGGATATGGCGCGCTTTTATTCCCGTTTCTGCCTTGACGCTGCTCGCACTTTATATGCTATCAGGCTTCTACATCGTGAGACCGGGCGAGGCAGCAGTAGTGCGCCGTTTCGGAAGTGTGATTGCCGGGAATGTCGGACCCGGCTTGCATTATCGCCTGCCCTGGCCGGTGGGTCGCGTGGATGTGATCGCACTCAATGCCATCCGTCGCGCTGAGGCTCCCTCCAGTCTGATGCTGACCGGTGACGAGAATCTGATCAATGTTCGTCTCAGTGTCCATTACACTGTTACCGACCCCGCCAAGTTTCTGCTGAATGTGGTTGACCCCGAAGCCTTGGTGCAGCAAGCCGCCGAATCCGCGATGCGACAAGTAGTGGCGAACGAGGCAGTGGATGCCTTGTTGACCGTGGACAAAGCCTCCATCCAGCAAAAAGCGGCGCTGCTTGCACAGGAGTCCTTGAACAACTACGACTCCGGTTTACAGGTGGTGGGCGTACAACTGCTGGAAAGCAGTCCGCCTCCGGAAGTTGCCGATGCTTTTCGTGATGTTGCCAGCGCCCGCGAGGATAAGAACACCTTTATCAACGAAGCATTGGCATATCAAAACGAGATCTTGCCGGTGGCGCGCGGCGATGCGGAGAAAATCATCCAGGCGGCGAACGCCTATCGTTCCGAGAAAATAGCGCAAGCCACAGGTGAAGCATCGCAGTTTGCCAGTCAGCAAGGCGCATACGCTCAAGCTCCCGATATTACCCGTTTGCGCCTGTATCTTGAAGCCATCGAAAATGTTCTCCCCGGCGCGCGCAAGTTCGTGCTGGATGCCGCTGTGAAATTACAGACCACCGACTTGTGGTTCCCCGGTCTCGGAAACACCCAGACTTTTCCTCCCCAGCCTTGAAACGAATTTCACCGCCAAACACATATTCTTTGATCTATGGAGTGACCTATGAAATCTTTGCGTACGATCATCCTTATTATTGTTGCTCTGGGTTTTCTAGCAGTCAACCTGGTCTTTTTCCAGGTGGACGCAACTGAGTATGCAGTTGTAACTCAGTTTGGCAACCCCGTGAACGTCATTACCAGTCCTGGACTCTATGCCAAACTGCCCGACCCATTCCAGAGTGTGACCCGCATCAACAACCAACTACGTGTCTACAATCTGC
This portion of the Anaerolineales bacterium genome encodes:
- the hflK gene encoding FtsH protease activity modulator HflK; its protein translation is MNRKERTVLVTIIINALLIVFKFWLAGASGSLALRASALHSIADATIGGFVLIGLWISRWDDARNRRKGQVSAVENWVALAVAAAIFYVGFDIVVEVLGGQSPELKNLGPITLASLVTVAVAYFIARYKLYVGRQTNSPALIAGGYHSQMDIYASIVVVAGLGGAALGLPNLDRAAAAVVVVFILFSGYEIASSAISALRHRQALDIEGESGQPHVHEPAGIWRAFIPVSALTLLALYMLSGFYIVRPGEAAVVRRFGSVIAGNVGPGLHYRLPWPVGRVDVIALNAIRRAEAPSSLMLTGDENLINVRLSVHYTVTDPAKFLLNVVDPEALVQQAAESAMRQVVANEAVDALLTVDKASIQQKAALLAQESLNNYDSGLQVVGVQLLESSPPPEVADAFRDVASAREDKNTFINEALAYQNEILPVARGDAEKIIQAANAYRSEKIAQATGEASQFASQQGAYAQAPDITRLRLYLEAIENVLPGARKFVLDAAVKLQTTDLWFPGLGNTQTFPPQP